The following proteins are co-located in the Oenanthe melanoleuca isolate GR-GAL-2019-014 chromosome 4, OMel1.0, whole genome shotgun sequence genome:
- the LSM6 gene encoding U6 snRNA-associated Sm-like protein LSm6 isoform X1 → MCCPWCSARSRALRPGPRPGRWCRAGTPGLRTRGVAPNACAVRGRDTALGRQHCWWRLPEKIKMSLRKQTPSDFLKQIIGRPVVVKLNSGVDYRGVLACLDGYMNIALEQTEEYVNGQLKNKYGDAFIRGNNVLYISTQKRRM, encoded by the exons ATGTGTTGTCCTTGGTGTTCGGCACGGAGCCGCGCTCTCCGGCCGGGACCGCGCCCAGGGCGCTGGTGCCGGGCTGGAACGCCAGGGCTCCGCACGCGGGGAGTGGCTCCGAACGCGTGTGCGGTCCGGGGaagggacacagccctggggcgCCAGCATTGCTGGTGGCG CTTGCCAGAGAAGATCAAGATGAGTCTACGGAAGCAAACCCCCAGTGACTTCCTAAAACAAATCATTGGAAGGCCAGTTGttgtaaaattaaattctggAGTTGATTATCGAG gtGTCCTGGCTTGCCTGGATGGATATATGAACATAGCTCTGGAGCAAACTGaggaatatgtaaatggacAGTTAAAGAACAAGTATGGGGATGCATTTATCCGAGGAAATAATG TGTTGTACATAAGCACCCAGAAGAGGAGGATGTGA
- the LSM6 gene encoding U6 snRNA-associated Sm-like protein LSm6 isoform X2, which produces MSLRKQTPSDFLKQIIGRPVVVKLNSGVDYRGVLACLDGYMNIALEQTEEYVNGQLKNKYGDAFIRGNNVLYISTQKRRM; this is translated from the exons ATGAGTCTACGGAAGCAAACCCCCAGTGACTTCCTAAAACAAATCATTGGAAGGCCAGTTGttgtaaaattaaattctggAGTTGATTATCGAG gtGTCCTGGCTTGCCTGGATGGATATATGAACATAGCTCTGGAGCAAACTGaggaatatgtaaatggacAGTTAAAGAACAAGTATGGGGATGCATTTATCCGAGGAAATAATG TGTTGTACATAAGCACCCAGAAGAGGAGGATGTGA